One part of the Phoenix dactylifera cultivar Barhee BC4 chromosome 4, palm_55x_up_171113_PBpolish2nd_filt_p, whole genome shotgun sequence genome encodes these proteins:
- the LOC103714430 gene encoding cysteine-rich and transmembrane domain-containing protein B-like, whose product MSTYDRNQAPPPSYPPPGQAYPPSAESYPANYVAPPPAGYPVKGEAPYPSQAPVETKSRGEGFWEGCCAALCCCCVLDTCF is encoded by the exons ATGAGTACTTATGATCGGAACCAGGCTCCCCCTCCAT CATACCCACCACCGGGACAGGCCTATCCTCCGTCGGCCGAAAGCTACCCGGCGAACTACGTAGCGCCTCCTCCGGCGGGTTATCCGGTGAAGGGCGAGGCGCCGTACCCCTCGCAAGCACCAGTGGAGACCAAGAGCCGAGGCGAGGGCTTCTGGGAAGGATG CTGTGCCGCCTTGTGTTGCTGCTGCGTTCTCGACACCTGCTTCTGA